Below is a genomic region from Balaenoptera ricei isolate mBalRic1 chromosome 3, mBalRic1.hap2, whole genome shotgun sequence.
AGTCAATACGTGTCAAAATCTTAGGAATTTTGGCTCAGCCTCAGAACGTGGCAGGGAGGTCTGGGGCCTCTGCAGCTGTCCTCCATCCTTGACCagcgcccccccgcccccaccgcccccccccccgcgccccTGCACTCACCTCTTTGTCCTGGACTGATCCCGGGGAGACTGCGGTGGGGGTAGGGGAGGTGTGGAATGATGCAGGCTCACTGGGGGCGGATCCAGGTATTCTGGGGCAGGATCTCCGTGATGCCAGAGGGACGCGGGCCAGGGACTGGAGGACCTGGTGTTGCAGGAAACCCCAGAGCCTCAGCCTCCGGTGCTGGGCTatgggggtggggcctggcggTCTGGGTGGCTGGGCACAGGGGCTGCAGGTGTGGTGAGGGTCTTGGGTCCCTTCCCTGCAGTGTCAGGGCTCTGAGTGAGAACCCCGGAGGGTCCTATGGCCCCAACGATGCAGCGACAAcaaaataacagtaacaacagggacttccctggtggtccagtgggtaagacttcgctcaatgcagggggcccgggttccatccctggtcggggaactggagcccgcatgcatgccgcaactaagagttcgcatgcctcaactaaagattccgcatgccacaactaagagccggcgcagccaaaattttaaaaaaagtaacaataaaatCTCAAGCCTGTTAGGTCAGGAACCTCCCTTGCTCCCAATCCTCCATGGCTGCCCACTGCCCCCTCAACAAAGGTGTCCTCCAGGCCCCACGCTCTCGCTTGttcactctgctccagacacGGGGTCTTCTCCTCGCTCTGCCTTTAACGATCAGCGCCaggcctgcctcagggcctttgccctggCTGCGCCATTTGCCTGACACTCTTTGGACCTGGCCTGTTCACTGTCCACCTTCCAGCACCTTCTCAGTGAGCCCCAGCCCAGGCTCTAGGTCCCAATGCCACCCACACATCCCAGACAGGTACCACATGATGACCACAGCATCCTCCAAAATCCAGCCCATCTTCTAAATTCCCGACTGTCCCCAGAAGGGCGGGCCTGGGGTCTGGTCCTTCCCTGCGTCTTTGGCTTAGATTTGGAActctctccacccccacctcccgCTGTACTCCTTTTCTGTGACCATGACTTTCACTTGCTCTCCAGGACCGCATGTTTCCCTACGTGGGAGTGAGCGCTAGACGGCGCTGCCCAACACAGCAGCTGCTTGCCACACGGGCCTATTTCAACACAAATTACACCAATAAAAGTAAAGTTtacgggtttccctggtggcgcagtggttaagaatccgcctgccaatgtaggaagcacgggttcgagccctggtccaggaagatcccacatgccgcggagcaactaagcctggtgTGGCACAACTAgtgaacctgtgtgccacaactactgaagccttcacgcctagagcctatgctccgcaacaagagaagccacggcaatgagaagcctgtgcaagggagagtagcccccgctcgccacaactagagaaagcctgcgcacagcaacaaagacccaacgcagccaaaaataaataaataaaatcaataaattcattaaaaaaaaaaaaagaatttgcatcgattgagtgcctactgtatgccaggccctgtgcagaGCACTCCCTATGAAACAGGAAGAGAATGACTTTAGCCTCCTGGTTGTGGTAGACCCATCCACCTCCAGGGAGTGGGGCTCCCAGGGTTATGAAACCCGGCAGGTAGGTCTGGAAGGTTCTCTCAGGCTCCAGGTCATAGCTGAAAAgtctcctccctccctgaccacccagtGCAATTCAGAATAGGAACCCCCCGCCAGGAACCACCGCCCCCCCCACGCCCTGGTCTTTCTCAGAGGCCCTGACTGTGCCCTTCAGTGGGATGCTCACCATCGGGAACCAGACCAGACATCCACTTGGCGGTCTGCCTGTCTCCTGTTGGTCCCTGAGCTCTGCGAGGGCAGGAACCGGGACTGTAGTGGCCACCGCTGTGTCCCCAACACCCAGTGCAGGCCCTGGGGCACTGTAAGCCATTTCCCCCGAACGTGTCCTTCCCCAGGGTCAGGCATCCTCTCCCAGGCCCCTCATCTCCGGCTCCTCCTGCCCTTCCACACTTCCTGCCGCAGCCCACCCCGCCTTGCTTTGGAGCAAGGGGTGGAAgcacctggcatacagtaggtactcaatgaatGTTAGGTCCTATTACTACCATGGCTGCTAGGAGGCGCCGAGACGTTTCAAAGATGAGTGAGTGAGCGTGTATGTGGTCCAGACGTGGGCCCCCAGCCCTGGGACACCGCGGGCAGGCCCCCGGTGGCAGCCAAGAGGAAGGCATGGCCAGGCACGGACCTTTCGTGACCCCACTTTAGCTGGAGGAGGCCTGTCCACTCCGTCACACCCGAATGGCCGGGACAGGGGTCTGGCGgccagggagcaggagagagatgCGGGGGTGACCCACCTGAGCGGCCTGGTTCTCAGAAGGAAAAGCTAAAGTCgctagggcaggggtccccaacccctgggccgcggACCGATAgcagtccgcggcctgttaggaaccgggccgcacagcaagAGGTGAGCAGCGGACCAGCGAGCGatgcttcatctgccgctccccatcgctcgcattaccgcctgaacaaaCCTTCCCCcactctgtggaaaaattgttttccacgAAACCGGTCTCTGGTGCCGAAAAGGTCGAGGAATCGCAGTTGGGAGGTGGAAGAGCAAAGAAAACCAGCTTGCTTAACCTGTTTTGCGTGCAGCCAGGAGCTCTGTAAACGCCCCAGCCGGCCACAAGGGCGGAGAGAGAAAGAAGTCTGTCCGGTCGTTACCGCcgggagggggagaaaaagacaGTACGACGCCCAAGGATCAACCGAAGGGACTGGCCTGGTATTACGGGGTAGAGAGAAAGCAGCAGCGGCTTCCACAAACTGAAGACCTATTTTTTAGCGAAGTTATTTAAAGGCCGGAAATTAAATCACTTTTCAGCTAGAACACCCTAACGTAATCTTATCTTCGGTATAATTTTCCAGAGCTCCAAGTAAAAAACATCTCCAGCAGTCGTATTtcctttcagtttattttatcaCCTCGAAATTCCTCAGAGATTGACTAATTTTACCGCCCGCCTTGCAGCCGCGGAGGCTTGTGGGGGCAATAGGCAAAACACCCGGACCAGACGCAGCCCCGCCGCTCGGCGCTCCCTTCCCGGGAGCCAGGCCACAGGGCGGAGCCGCCGGGGGCCGCCCGACCGCATCCCAGCGTTCCCCGCGGGCGCAGGGAGGCCGCTCTTGCCGGCGCGGCTACTCGCTGGCGTCAGCTGCGGCGCGGAGGCGGAAGATGGCGGCGGCGCCCGGGCGGCCGTGAGGAGCGAGACGGTGGCGAGGACGGCCGATGGCGGCGGGGAGGCGCCCTCGGGGACCCGCGGGCCGTTAAGGCGCGACGCTGGGCATGTCGGAGCTCGCGGCGCCTGGGGCCCCGGGGCCCGGGCCcaacggcggcggcggcggcggcggcccagCCCCCCAGCGTGGGCCTCGCACCCCCAACCTCAACCCCAATCCTCTCATCAACGTGCGCGACCGGCTCTTCCATGCGCTCTTCTTCAAGATGGCTGTCACCTACTCGCGCCTCTTCCCGCCCGCCTTCCGTCGTCTCTTCGAGTTCTTCGTGTTGCTCAAGGTGACCGGGGCCCCGAACCTTGCTCAAGGGTCCCGGCGGCCGGACCCTTTCCCCCAGATCTGCGACTTCTGACCCCGCCCGGGGCAGCGCGCCCCTCCCATCCGGTGGCGTAGGCCCGACCCGACCCGTTGGGACCCTTTCCTTAGGCCTGCCGCCCTTGCCCCTCTGCCCAGAAACTTCCACCCGGGAAGGCCCGAGTCTCCCCCGGTTAGTGGCCCCTGATCCCGACTCCAGAAACTCACAGCTCCCTCCAGGCCGCACCCCACCCCTCGCCTCGCCCTTCCCAGCGTCCCCCACCTCCGGAGGCCGGAGCCCAGCCCCGTGACCCCCAGCCCTGCCGCCTGGGATCCTCAGCCCGGGATGACCGCCTCCCCACTCGCCGAGCCTGGCCTGGCCCCGAACCCCAAACTCGAGGGATTCCGGGCCTCACCACCACTGCCCTCTCCCAGGACACACCCCCCGGGCCGCCCACCTgcacctcttccctctcccccttttaCTTCGGGCTCTTCTCCTCAGGCCCTGCTGCTGGCCCCCACTCGGATTCTCCCCGCTCTGAACCTTTGGGGGGAAGGTGACCTAGCTGAGGTCACGCCCTGGGGCTTAGTGGCAAAGTCCAGCCAGTGGTGCTGCTGGTGGCTCTGTGAGGGGCCTCCCGTGGACCCGCCCCCTGTCCTCGCTCGGGTGGCAGAGCTCTCAGCTTTTCAGCGGTGCCGGGAGGGCCAGCACAGATCCCTCCAAGGAGGGGTCTCACTCAGAGAGGGAGCTCGCTGGGGGCCGAGCCCGGCTGCCTGACGGGTCTGAGGAAGTGGAGAAATGGCTGTTTTGTGTCGTGTCCCGTCCCGGAGTGTACCCCCGGCGGGCGGGGGGGGGCCGGGGCCAGGGGTGCTGATGTCCGAGGAAGCTCGGATTTCTCGTCTGCAGAAAGGGGGCTGGAGCTGGCGGGCAAGGCACGTGCGGTGCCGGCTGGGCCAGCTTGGTCGGGAGCCGGCAGCTCTTTGGCGTTGGGTGGCAGGGGTGCGAGCCGTCCCGCAGACCTGGGTGCGGGTCCCAGCCCGAAACCCCCGGTCCCGGAGCGGCAGGCGTCCCCTGCGGGGGCGTGGGTGTGGGACTCTGGAGGATTCCTGAGTCGGCCTTCCTTTACCCCAATCCTGGAACCCATGGGCAGCTTGGGCGTAGGCAGAAGGCCATGTGAGGCCGTGATTAGCTTGGGGAACAAAGCACTGTTTCTCCCGACAGGCTCAGAAGGAGCCCGTGTCGCTCGAGGGGGTGCCCTGTGTGAGGTGGGCCCCCCGTGGAGCTGAGCTTCCCCTGAGAGCCCGGCCTGAGGCCTTGGCTTTGTCCCGCCGCTTCCTGCCCGAGGAGCAGGCCAGGGGTTGGGCTGGCCAGGCAGATGGGCTGCACATCCAGGCCGCGTCCCTGGTGCGTGGGGCCGGGTGATCGGGCTGCCCTCGGCCCCGTGCACCTGCTCTCTCCTCGGGGCTGCAGCCAGGAGGCCCTTCATTCCCCGAGAGCCTGCCTGACCCCTGGCGCCTTTGGTTTCCCTCGTGTGCAAAGGGAGGGCTCGGCTGGCTGATCTCTGAGGCCGCCTCAAGCTCCAGAAAGCTCTGCTCCTTTGCCTCTCGGCTGCCCAGCTTCTGGGCTCTTGCTACAGAGATCAAGTTCCCCTCCCAGCCCCGCTCCCTGGCCTCTTCCTGTGGTACCTGTTCCTCTCTGCTCACTGCTGGCGGGAGCCGCCCTTGCCATCCTCTTTACCGCCTCGTGCCAGTCTCTGGGCCCAGCGATGAGTGGGGTGaccaggaggaagggggagagacgGCAGTCCGCAGGGCAGGGTCTGTGTCACATCAGGCAGCCTCAGGCTGCGAGGAAGGAGGTGGGTAGCAGGAACGGCGCATGCAGAGGCCCTGGAGCTGGCGGGACGGCGCAGCCGTGTGGCTGGTGAGTTGGAGCATGGGGGTCACAGGGTGCCAGAGGTTGGGGGGCTGGAGCACCCAGGGCCTGTGAGGTGGCCAGGCCAGCTGGCAGGCAGAGGGCAGGAAAGGCCCTGGACGAGACTCCTGAAATCCTGAGAGCGAGGTGGGCGGGGCTGCTGAGGGCAGCCTGCCTTCCCCACGTGGCTAGGGCTGCCCTGTGTGTCTGATGATGGGCCGTAGGGAGAGGGAGCCTGGACAGCCAGCTCGTTCCACAGTGGGGAAACAAGTCCAGATCCGGGGCAGGCCTCGTCCAGGGGGCTGAGAGGGTCCTGGCCCACCCCCGGGGACCCATGCACCCGGTCAAGGGCGATGGACCCCACCTGGGGTTTCAGGTCACGGATAAGGACAGTGATGGGGCAGACCCTGGTGAGGGATGCTGGAGAGGGCGCCAGGGTGACAGTGCGGGCATGGGGGCCACTCAGCAAGGTCATGGTGCCACCAGCCCCCGCTCCGTTCAAGTGCCCCTGCTCTTGGGGCCCAGCTGGCCCTGCCTGGTATGTGTTCCAGGTTGAACTCCTGGCTGCACCCTTCCTGGCCGCGTggcctctgtgccttggtttcctcatctgcaaactggGGGTGATGGCAGGCATGTGTGTCTCCAGGGGAAGTGCTCGGGCACCTCCTGGCATCGGGCCACCCTGTGTGTCAGCGCTTTTTGTGATATCTCGGCACGTTGTACAGCGTTGTTCTTATGGCCCAGAGCAGACAATGTCCCAGACGCGGCTCCTGCTGGACATCTGCGCCTAGAGAGCACGACTGGGGCTGTGGGTTAGGTCCCTGACCTCACCCTGCTGTGCTGTGGGTCCCACACTGTCGTGACTCCTGTCACCAGCTCCCAGGTCCCCAGACACAACGTTGGGGAGAGGTGCTGGGGGTCCCGAGCGACGCTTGGCCTGTGGCCACGTCTCAGGGCCCTGGCGCAGGCTGGCCTGTGGGAGGCTCTGCAGACGTGGGGGCCTTAGCTGGCCTTCCCCACTGCCTccctggcccctcctccccaggcagGGTCCCAGCTCTGTTCTCAGCTCAGCATCTGTCTGCCGTGACCTGAACCCTAGGGGCGTGGGATGTGCGGTCTGTCTCTGCTTAAACCAGCAGTGCTCTGATTCCCACCCTGTCAGGACAGGAGCGGGTGCTCTGCTGACCCAGCCCGTGCCCAGTCTGCAGGGCAGGCTCCAGAGAGGAGGCCGGGCGGTCCACAGCCAGCGCTGGCACCACCCTATGGTGCTCATGGCAGGGCGTGGAGAGGACGAGGTGCTGGCGGCCCTGCCGGTGGCCGCGTGGCCACGGGCAGTTCACCACACCCCTGAGCATCATCGTTGACAGAGGACAAGGAGCGGCTTCGTACTCTGGTCCCCCACGATCATTTGTACCACACAGGGAACTCACCCCGGGAGTGATGCCCTTGACATGGCGTCCAGGCCGGAAGGGTGACACTTGGCCAACCGGGACCCCATGAGAAACACAGCGGTCAGACGGGGGCTCCTGGAGCAGGGGGTTGGGGTGACGTCGAGCAGGGCCTCTCCTCGGCACTGTGGACATCGGGGCTGGGACGTTCTCTGTGGGGGGCCGTCCTGGGCGCTGTGGGGTGTGGAGCAGCCTCCCCGGCCCTGCCCACTCGATGCCGGGAGCCCCCCAGTTGCGATGACCACAGACATCCCAAGATGTGGCCCTGTGTCAGGATCCCCCCAGTGTGCAGTTAGGGCTGTCCTGTCTTACTCTGGGGAAACCGTACCTCAGGGGACAGAGCGAGCCCTGCCATGGGCTCGTTGGCCTGGCCAAGAGGGTCGGCTGTGTTCAGCGGCTCAGGCTGGCCCGGAAGAGGTGCAGAGGGCGTTTTTAGCTGGTGAGGTCAGGAGTTTTCTCCTGGGGCAGTTGGGTGATGGGACCACGTACTCTGCTTGGGCCCCTGTTGGGTGGGCCTGAGCCCAGCCTGGGTGGGGGTCCTGCAGGCGCCCGGAGGGCCTCATCCTGGCTCACTCGGGCAGTCACAGGACCCAGGCTGCCCGGAGGGGCTGGCGAGCCTTCCCTTCCCCCGGGAGCTCAGCCACGCTGTCTGCAGCCTGATATGCCGGGTGGGGTCCTCCAGGCTGGGCTGTGGGGTCTCAGGCAGCTTCCCTGCtgactgccccctgcccccaggccctgTTCGTGCTCTTCGTCCTGGCCTACATCCACATCGTCTTCTCCCGGTCGCCTATCAACTGCCTGGAGCATGTGCGGGACAAGTGGCCGAGAGACGGCATCCTGCGCGTGGAGGTGCAGCACAACTCAAGCCGCGCGCCCGTCTTCCTGCAGTTCTGCAATGGCGGCGGCAGCTTCCCTGGGCTGGCTGTGGAGCCGGGAGgcctggagctggaggaggaggacgaggaggaggaggagctgaccATGGAGATGTTTGGGAACAGCTCCATCAAGGTGAGCTAGCTGGCTGGCAGCGCCACGTAAACGCACAGAGGAACTGGTGACGCAGTCTGTGCAGGACAGGCTGCTGGAAGCGTTCCTGACCTTCAGGGCCACAGGCCTCCCTGTCTGCTCCTGCTCCCGCTCCCGTGGCCTCAGGGCCGACTGGGACCCCGGGCTGTTTCCCAGCTGTCACTTGAAACGGATTGGCCCAGTTCTGGGGGTGCCAAGGGCAGATACAGCCAGGAAGAAGGCTCTGGGCTGAGAGCTCTAAGGGGGCCCTGGGCATCCTGGTGATGCAGCACCCCGTCGGCAGAGGCATGCCAGTGGACACGTGGGGCCCACAGCCCTCAGGGAGGGCTGTGCTTGGGCAGCCAGAGGCCAGGGTCCTGTGGGCCAGGGATCGGTGTGGGTAGGGTATTGGTGCAGACTTCAGCAGGGGACCGCATCCCTCCCAGACCCTCACCCGGAGACAGGCTCTCAGGGAGCTCAGTGTTGGGGGTCGGGGCTTTGATGGGACAGGGGCGCATCTCCTTTCAGTCAGTGAGGGAGAGGCCTCCAGGCCCGGCCCTTTGGCACCATGGGCCTGCTgacccctgcctccctctctgcaGTTTGAGCTGGACATCGAGCCCAAGGTATTCAAGCCACCAGGTGGCCCCGAGGCCCTAAATGACAGCCAGGAGTTCCCCTTTCCTGAGACGCCCACAAAAGGTACTCATTGCTCACTGGGGCTAAAGGCCAGTACCCCCGGTGGGCTGCGGTCACCCCGCCCCTCCCAGGGGAGAGAGGTTCCGCAGACTGACCAGGCCTGTCCCACCCACAGCGTGGCCGCAGGACGAGTACATCGTGGAGTACTCGCTGGAGTACGGCTTCTTGCGGCTGTCGCAGGCCACGCGGCAGCGGCTCAGCATCCCAGTCATGGTGGTCACCCTGGGTGAGTGTCACCTGCAGTGAGGTTCTGGGGGAGGGGTGACCCAGAAGCACTTGCTTCTGGGGCCTGGGGGCCGCCCCTGCTCTCCAGCTGTGGGAAGCTGCCCGAGGCTTCATCCCTTGACCGTTCCTCTGGGGCTGTCGCGCACATCACTGCTCGGGTCGGGGGCGGCAGGGGCTCCTCCACTCCCAGAAGTGGAGATCTGGCCTTCCCCGGGCCTCCGGCAGCACTGGGGCTGGTGGGGGCCTGGCCAGGTGCACACCCCTGTCACGGTCCTGCCCACAGACCCCATGCGGGACCAGTGCTTCGGGGACCGCTTCAGCCGCCTGCTGCTGGCTGAGTTCCTGGGCTACGACGACATCCTCATGTCCAGTGTGAAGGGCCTGGCGGAAAACGAGGAGAACAAGGGTGCGGGGCCCAGGCGGGTgagcaggggcggggcggggccggggtggTCTGGGGCGCAGGCTCACTGCCTCCCGCGCAGGCTTCCTGCGGAACGTGGTGTCCGGGGAGCACTACCGCTTCGTGAGCATGTGGATGGCCCGCACGTCCTACCTGGCCGCCTTCGTCATCATGGTCATCTTCGTGAGTGccgcgggcggggcgggggccggaGGGCGTGGGGCGAGGCGGCTGCCCCAGGCCTCACGCTGCGCTGCTTGCAGACCCTGAGCGTGTCCATGCTGCTGCGCTACTCCCACCACCAGATCTTCGTCTTCATTGGTGAGTTTCCCCGCCGgccacctcccccaccctccaccccccaacCGGGCGCCTCACCCGGTCTGCCCGCCCGCCGCCCTCTGCCCGCAGTGGACCTGCTGCAGATGCTGGAGATGAACATGGCCATCGCCTTCCCCGCAGCGCCCCTGCTGACCGTCATCCTGGCCCTCGTGGGTGAGGACCCCGTGCCCCCacgccctgccccctgccctggcccGTCACCTGCCCGTCCCCCCTGCAACCAGCAGTCTCCCATCTCCCCACAGGAATGGAGGCCATCATGTCTGAGTTCTTCAACGACACCACCACGGCCTTCTACATCATCCTCATCGTGTGGCTGGCCGACCAGTATGATGCCATCTGCTGCCACACCAACACCAGCAAGCGGCACTGGCTTCGGTGGGCACCGGGGTCCGTGTGGTCCGGGGTGGGGGCAGCCGGGTGGGCAGCGCCTCACTGTCCCCCTCGCAGGTTCTTCTACCTGTACCACTTCGCCTTCTACGCCTACCACTACCGCTTCAACGGGCAGTACAGCAGCCTGGCCCTCGTCACTTCCTGGCTCTTCATCCAGGTGAGGTGGCTGCCCTTGGCACTGGTGACCCCGGGGTCCATCCAGCCTGTTGGGGGTTCTGTGGAGGCTGCGTTCTGGCTCGGGCCTCGCCTGACCCGGTGCCTGCCCCCCAGCATTCCATGATCTACTTCTTCCACCACTACGAGCTGCCCGCCATTCTGCAGCAGATCCGCGTCCAGGAGATGCTGCTGCAGACGCCCCCTCTGGGCCCTGGCAGCCCCACGGCCCTGCCGGACGACCTGAACAACAACGGAGGCGCCCCGGCCGCCACGCCCGACTCTCCCGGCcagccccctgccctgggccctggctTGCAGGGTGGTGGCGGAGGCCCTGGGCCCGTGGCTGAGGCACCCAGCTCCCTGGTGGCCGCGGCGGCCTCGGTAGCTGCAGCAGCCAGTGGTGACCTGGGCTGGATGGCAGAGACGGCCGCCATCATCACAGACGCCTCCTTCTTGTCGGGCCTGAGCGCCTCTCTCCTGGACCGGCGGCCGGCCAGCCCCCTGAGCCCCAGCGGGGCGCTCCCTCGGGCCCCCCAGGACAGTGCCCCCACAAGCGACTCCCCAGGGTCTGACACAGCCCCTCAGACCGCTGGGGTGAGTGGGCCCAGCCTTGCGTCCACGGCTCCAGTGGATGCGCCCTCGGAGGTCGGCTCCTGAGCCCTGGGCAGCTGACCACCTCTGTCCCTGGCCATCCAGGCCAGCTGGGTGTGACCTGGCTGTAGCCCTCCGGGGTCAGGGAGGCTGTCCCCAGTGGCTCTGGGACTGCCCAGCCTGCCTTAGGTGGTATCGGAGTCCATCAGGTTTGCTTGGAGGCGGGTTTCGCTCCCCCAGGGCGTGGGGCCTGCCTGCAGCCTGTCCCTGTCTGTGGTGGGCCCCCTCAGC
It encodes:
- the TMEM259 gene encoding membralin isoform X1 encodes the protein MSELAAPGAPGPGPNGGGGGGGPAPQRGPRTPNLNPNPLINVRDRLFHALFFKMAVTYSRLFPPAFRRLFEFFVLLKALFVLFVLAYIHIVFSRSPINCLEHVRDKWPRDGILRVEVQHNSSRAPVFLQFCNGGGSFPGLAVEPGGLELEEEDEEEEELTMEMFGNSSIKFELDIEPKVFKPPGGPEALNDSQEFPFPETPTKAWPQDEYIVEYSLEYGFLRLSQATRQRLSIPVMVVTLDPMRDQCFGDRFSRLLLAEFLGYDDILMSSVKGLAENEENKGFLRNVVSGEHYRFVSMWMARTSYLAAFVIMVIFTLSVSMLLRYSHHQIFVFIVDLLQMLEMNMAIAFPAAPLLTVILALVGMEAIMSEFFNDTTTAFYIILIVWLADQYDAICCHTNTSKRHWLRFFYLYHFAFYAYHYRFNGQYSSLALVTSWLFIQHSMIYFFHHYELPAILQQIRVQEMLLQTPPLGPGSPTALPDDLNNNGGAPAATPDSPGQPPALGPGLQGGGGGPGPVAEAPSSLVAAAASVAAAASGDLGWMAETAAIITDASFLSGLSASLLDRRPASPLSPSGALPRAPQDSAPTSDSPGSDTAPQTAGVSGPSLASTAPVDAPSEVGS
- the TMEM259 gene encoding membralin isoform X2, which produces MQRPWSWRDGAAVWLALFVLFVLAYIHIVFSRSPINCLEHVRDKWPRDGILRVEVQHNSSRAPVFLQFCNGGGSFPGLAVEPGGLELEEEDEEEEELTMEMFGNSSIKFELDIEPKVFKPPGGPEALNDSQEFPFPETPTKAWPQDEYIVEYSLEYGFLRLSQATRQRLSIPVMVVTLDPMRDQCFGDRFSRLLLAEFLGYDDILMSSVKGLAENEENKGFLRNVVSGEHYRFVSMWMARTSYLAAFVIMVIFTLSVSMLLRYSHHQIFVFIVDLLQMLEMNMAIAFPAAPLLTVILALVGMEAIMSEFFNDTTTAFYIILIVWLADQYDAICCHTNTSKRHWLRFFYLYHFAFYAYHYRFNGQYSSLALVTSWLFIQHSMIYFFHHYELPAILQQIRVQEMLLQTPPLGPGSPTALPDDLNNNGGAPAATPDSPGQPPALGPGLQGGGGGPGPVAEAPSSLVAAAASVAAAASGDLGWMAETAAIITDASFLSGLSASLLDRRPASPLSPSGALPRAPQDSAPTSDSPGSDTAPQTAGVSGPSLASTAPVDAPSEVGS